In Nostoc sphaeroides, the genomic window TTCATTCTGAGGCGGACTAGATGAGAATGTTACAAAAATGTAGGCAATTCCAACCTCATACCTTCTTCACTGATTGCTATTTTTGGATTTACGTTGCAATTGTTTTAGCGATTGATACATATCTGGCAGGCGATTATAAACAGCACATACCTTGAGATATAGTTTGTAAGGAATGCCTGGAGATCCGCAGACAATTTCTCCTGGTGGAACATCGCTGTGAATTCCAGTTTGAGCAGATGTCATCGCCCCATCTCCGATCTTCACTTGATTGGCTATTCCTGTTTGTCCAGCTAAAATAACCCGATTTCCCAGCTTAACACCTCCGGCCATACCAACCTGACCTGCGATCGCACAGCCCGCACCAATTTGGCAACCGTGACCTATTTGCACTAAATTATCAATTACTGTATTACTGCCTACCCGTGTTTCTCCAACGGCTGGGCGGTCAATGGCACTGTTGCAGCCAACTTCCACGCCATCTTCTAAGACTGTACAGCCAGATTGTTCCATTTTCAACCAACCAGTCCGAGTAGGAACAAAACCAAAGCCTTCTGCACCAATGACAGCACCGCTATGAATCACACAATTTGCACC contains:
- the lpxD gene encoding UDP-3-O-(3-hydroxymyristoyl)glucosamine N-acyltransferase, coding for MKFSEILGQFGDAATNHSLTSNPDHDPEITGVAAIDEATIGTLSYVEGAKFGSFIGKTNASALILPQDEKLQVLAQESGIVWLATPDPRLLFAKAIALFYQPYRPVPEIHPTAVIHSTAKVGSDVYIGPHAVIQQGVEIGDGAIIHPNVVIYPDAKIGDRTTLHANCTIHERTRIGANCVIHSGAVIGAEGFGFVPTRTGWLKMEQSGCTVLEDGVEVGCNSAIDRPAVGETRVGSNTVIDNLVQIGHGCQIGAGCAIAGQVGMAGGVKLGNRVILAGQTGIANQVKIGDGAMTSAQTGIHSDVPPGEIVCGSPGIPYKLYLKVCAVYNRLPDMYQSLKQLQRKSKNSNQ